From the genome of Falco cherrug isolate bFalChe1 chromosome 14, bFalChe1.pri, whole genome shotgun sequence, one region includes:
- the WWP2 gene encoding NEDD4-like E3 ubiquitin-protein ligase WWP2 isoform X5, with protein MSVFPGEKRQDNGRVYYVNHNTRTTQWEDPRTQGMIQEPPLPPGWEMKYTNEGVRYFVDHNTRTTTFKDPRPGFESGSKQGGSPGAYDRSFRWKYHQFRFLCHSNALPSHVKISVSRQTLFEDSFQQIMNMKPYDLRRRLYIIMRGEEGLDYGGIAREWFFLLSHEVLNPMYCLFEYAGKNNYCLQINPASSINPDHLTYFRFIGRFIAMALYHGKFIDTGFTLPFYKRMLNKRPTLKDLESIDPEFYNSIVWTKENSLEECGLELYFIQDMEILGKVTTHELKEGGESIRVTEENKEEYIMLLTDWRFTRGVEEQTKAFLDGFNEVVPLEWLRYFDEKELELMLCGMQEIDMNDWQKNTIYRHYTKNSKQIQWFWQVVKEMDNEKRIRLLQFVTGTCRLPVGGFAELIGSNGPQKFCIDKVGKETWLPRSHTCFNRLDLPPYKSYEQLKEKLLYAIEETEGFGQE; from the exons ATGTCAGTCTTTCCTGGAG AGAAGAGACAGGACAATGGGCGAGTGTATTACGTGAACCACAACACACGGACCACCCAATGGGAAGACCCTCGCACGCAGGG GATGATCCAggagccgccgctgccgccTGGCTGGGAGATGAAGTACACAAACGAGGGTGTGCGCTACTTCGTGGACCACAACACTCGCACCACCACCTTCAAGGACCCGCGCCCTGGGTTCGAGTCTGG GAGCAAGCAGGGTGGCTCCCCAGGGGCGTATGACCGGAGCTTTCGCTGGAAGTACCACCAGTTCCGCTTCCTCTGCCAT TCAAACGCGTTGCCCAGCCACGTGAAGATCAGCGTTTCCCGACAGACACTCTTTGAGGACTCCTTCCAGCAG ATCATGAACATGAAACCTTACGACCTGCGGCGCCGCCTGTACATCATCATGCGAGGAGAGGAGGGCTTGGACTACGGTGGCATTGCTAG GGAATGGTTCTTCCTCCTGTCCCACGAGGTGCTCAACCCCATGTACTGCCTCTTCGAGTACGCTGGCAAGAACAACTACTGCCTGCAGATCAACCCAGCCTCCTCCATCAACCCCGACCACCTCACCTACTTCCGCTTCATCGGCCGCTTCATCGCCATG GCTCTGTATCATGGGAAGTTCATCGATACCGGCTTCACGCTGCCCTTCTACAAGCGGATGCTGAACAAGCGGCCCACGCTGAAGGACCTGGAATCCATTGACCCCGAGTTTTACAACTCCATCGTCTGGACCAA GGAGAACAGCCTGGAGGAGTGCGGCCTGGAGCTGTACTTCATCCAGGACATGGAGATCCTGGGCAAGGTGACCACCCACGAGCTGAAGGAGGGTGGCGAGAGCATCCGGGTGACGGAGGAGAACAAGGAGGAGTACATCAT GCTGCTGACGGACTGGAGGTTCACACGAGGCGTGGAGGAGCAGACCAAGGCTTTCTTGGACGGCTTCAACGAGGTGGTGCCGCTGGAGTGGCTGCGGTACTTTGACGAGAAGGAGCTGGAG ctgatGCTGTGCGGCATGCAGGAGATAGACATGAATGACTGGCAGAAGAATACTATCTATCGGCACTACACCAAGAACAGCAAACAGATCCAGTGGTTCTGGCAG GTGGTTAAAGAGATGGACAACGAGAAGAGGATCCGCCTGCTGCAGTTTGTGACAGGGACCTGCCGCCTGCCCGTCGGGGGGTTCGCGGAGCTCATCG GCAGCAATGGGCCCCAGAAATTCTGCATCGATAAAGTTGGCAAAGAGACATGGCTGCCTCGGAGCCATACATG CTTTAACCGTCTGGATCTCCCTCCCTACAAGAGCTACGAACAGCTGAAGGAGAAGCTGCTTTATGCAATTGAGGAAACGGAAGGATTTGGACAGGAATGA